Proteins encoded in a region of the Diabrotica virgifera virgifera chromosome 4, PGI_DIABVI_V3a genome:
- the LOC114329324 gene encoding serine-rich adhesin for platelets isoform X3 has product MNNMTLALVFAILFIGGISTATNKEIVQQLRHNALCLQAGFSCPAVDSQTSVYFPLADCTKFCQCSNGVPYLHNCPPGLHFNPSLNVCDYPAQAGCTGEGVVVSTTTTTTTTTTTTPAPTTTTTTTTTPAPTTTSAPTTTSTSTTAPTTTTPTTTTSAPVTTTRTTTTPAPSTTSGPITSTTAATTIKVDNLCLQQNIACPAVDGPDSVYFSHSNCSKFCQCSNGVPYEHTCPEGLHFNAKLNICDWPQNAGCSGTDVTQPTVEPTTITTANSSTATNSTTESSTTVSSTTTTQETPQDTTTLSDNICIRENIICPVVDGPNSVYAAVSDCTKFCQCSNGYPYQQNCPVGLHFNPKLNVCDWPEDAGCTGGTTAVTRTAQSTTSTTTVSSTSETTITTEEVTTQRVKNGTEICLENNIVCPVIDGPDSVYAALPDCTRFCQCSNGLPYLHSCPHGLHFNPNLNVCDWPEDAGCTGGTTTTEINITQNETTEKTTTIIVTSTNAEASTTQDTSNGPQNTTKICLQHGIQCPKIDGPNSIYGALPDCTKFCQCSNGIPYLHRCPVGLHFNPTLSVCDWPEDAGCVGEVTTEKTTENITSDATTENISTVPSNTTTSDTASSEASTNNYNTNSADASTPSVSTPASRDNTTTENTTQDITSDVTTENISTVPSNATTSDTVSSEASTNNYNTNSTDAITPSVSTPPSRDITTIENTTQDITSDVTTENISTVQSNATTSDTASSEASTNNYNTNSTDAIAPSVSTPASGDNTTTENTTQNITSEATTENISSVPSNTTTSEPTTEASTNNDNNSTAISTEGTTANTPTESNITEENTSASNSTEGNTTENSSTKDTTTEVSSTSEEHTSDGSTTVAPRNETSLCLRSNIVCPAIDGAESVYASLPDCTKFCQCSNGVPYLQHCPAGLHFNPTLNVCDWPEDAGCTSGNNSTSISTEGTTASTQTENNSTEKSTSASNSTEGNTTENNNAQNNTTEISTTQASITSDTSVDVTQDNSNSSTTPQDGLELCIKHDVVCPEVDGPVSVYARLPDCTKFCQCSNGVPYLHHCPLGLHFNPSLNVCDWPEDAGCNNVIDVTESTSKEGSTSTATTEYNEVTTKNNTTNESTDSTDVPNTTESQTKTTTGENVTDNVTTEDNISSSTTGDVDETSADNRTTDEGTTENNTDVPSTMESETETATGDNVTDNVTTEENISSSTTGDVEETSADNKTTDEGTTENDTDVTSTTDSQTETSTGDNVTDNVTTEDNISSSTTGDVEETSADNRTTDEGTTENNTDVSSTTESQTETATGGNVTDNVTTEENISSSTTGDVEETSADNRTTDEGTTENNTDVPSTTGSQTETTTGENVTDNVTTEENISSSTTGDVEETSADNRTTDEGTTENYTDVPSTSDSRTETTTGDNVTDNVTTEENISSSTTGDMEETSTDNRTTDEGTTENNTDVPSTTDSQTETTTGDNVTDNVTREENISSSTTGDVEETSTDNNTTDEGTTENKPDVSSTTESQTETATDDNVTNNVTTEKNISSSTTGDVEETSTDNRTTDEGTTENNTDVPSTTDSQTETSTGDNVTDNVTTEENISSNTTGDVEETSTDNRATDEGTTANNTDVPSTSDSQTQTTTDDNVTDNVTTEENISSSTTSDMEETSADNRTTDEGITEKNTDVPSTTDSQTETSTGNNETDNVTTEENISSSTTGDVEETSADNRTTHEGTTENNTDVPSTSDSQTQTTTDDNVTDNVTTEENISSSTTSDVEETSADSRTTDEGTTENNTDVPSTTDSQTETSTGDNKTDNVTTEENISSSTTGDVEETSADNRTTDEGTTENNTDVPSTSDSQTQTTTDDNVTDNVTTEENISSSTTSDVEETSADNRTTDEDTTENNTDVPSTTDTQTEISTDDNVTDNVTTEDNISSSTTGDVEETSADNKTTDESTTENNTDVPSTTNSQTEISTDDNATDNVTTEDNISSSTTGDVEETSADNRTTDEGTTENYADVPSTTKSQTETTTGDNVTDNVTTEENISSSTRVDVEETSADNRTTDVGTTENYTDVPSTTNSQTETTTGDNETDSVTTEENISSSTTADVEDTSADNRTTDVGTTENYTDVPSTTDSQTETTTGDNVTGNVTTEENISSSTTGDVEETSADNRTTDEGTTENYTDVPSTAKTTTENNIDEKTTSASNSTEESSNTDVTTTEAIGSSTDNTNDDANNTTTLAPGNGTAICLQNNVVCPAIDGPDSVFASVSDCTKFCLCSNGVPYLYKCPGGLHFNPSLNVCDWPENAACTNNNNDTTSTEATVTTEGTNADETTTEISTTESNAAVNGTETCLRNNVVCPVVDGYDSVYAALPDCSKFCLCLNGVPFEHQCSDGLLFNPRSNACDWPQRTSCSGDNNVTTSAVPAVSTEYLTEEETTVHSSSTSNGENNVTGSVVPAVSTEDLTEEETTAQSSSTSNGENNVTGSAVPAVSTEDLTEEDTTVQSSSTSEESRNELPVGSEECLQNNVVCPAVDGKFPVYAALPDCTKFCQCSNGAPYLYNCPGGLHFNPSLNVCDWPEDAGCERSI; this is encoded by the exons ATGAATAATATGACTTTGGCTTTAGTTTTTGCGATTTTATTTATCGGTGGAATATCTACTGCTACAAACAAAg aaattGTCCAACAATTAAGACACAATGCCCTATGTCTTCAGGCTGGATTTT CTTGCCCTGCAGTAGACAGTCAAACATCGGTTTACTTTCCATTAGCAGATTGCACCAAGTTCTGTCAATGTTCCAACGGAGTTCCATATCTACACAATTGTCCGCCGGGGTTACATTTCAATCCAAGTCTTAACGTTTGTGATTATCCTGCGCAGGCTGGATGTACCGGTGAAGGGGTTGTAGTAAGTACAACAACTACTACTACAACTACTACTACCACTACGCCGGCTCCAACTACTACCACTACGACTACCACAACACCTGCTCCTACTACTACTTCGGCGCCGACCACCACCTCTACTTCAACTACTGCTCCTACAACAACAACTCCCACTACCACTACTTCTGCCCCAGTAACCACCACTAGGACGACCACAACACCTGCTCCCTCCACTACATCGGGACCAATTACTTCAACAACTGCTGCTACAACTATAAAAGTTGATAATTTATGTCTTCAGCAAAACATAG CTTGTCCAGCAGTTGATGGACCAGATTCCGTCTATTTCTCACATAGCAATTGTTCTAAATTTTGCCAATGTTCCAACGGTGTGCCATATGAACACACTTGTCCAGAAGGTcttcattttaatgcaaaattGAATATTTGTGATTGGCCACAGAATGCAGGATGTAGTGGAACAGATGTAACTCAACCGACTGTTGAACCTACCACAATTACAACTGCCAATTCTTCGACAGCTACAAACAGTACAACTGAAAGTTCAACTACAGTTTCGTCTACTACGACCACGCAAGAAACTCCTCAAGACACTACAACTCTTAGTGATAATATTTGCATTCGTGAAAATATAA TTTGTCCTGTTGTTGACGGACCAAATTCAGTGTACGCAGCTGTATCAGATTGTACCAAATTTTGCCAATGCTCAAATGGTTACCCATACCAGCAGAACTGTCCAGTAGGTTTACACTTTAATCCAAAACTGAACGTCTGCGACTGGCCTGAAGATGCTGGTTGTACTGGAGGTACCACCGCAGTCACTAGAACTGCTCAAAGTACTACTTCCACAACAACTGTAAGTAGCACAAGCGAAACCACAATAACTACAGAGGAAGTTACAACTCAGAGAGTTAAAAACGGAACTGAAATTTGCCTTGAAAATAATATAG TATGTCCTGTTATCGATGGTCCTGACTCAGTATATGCAGCTTTACCAGATTGTACCAGATTCTGCCAATGTTCAAACGGCCTACCATATTTGCACAGTTGTCCACATGGTTTACATTTTAATCCAAATCTAAACGTATGCGACTGGCCTGAAGATGCAGGATGTACCGGTGGTACTACCACCACAGAAATAAATATTACGCAAAATGAAACGACTGAAAAAACAACCACAATCATTGTAACAAGCACTAACGCAGAAGCTAGTACCACTCAAGATACTTCTAATGGACCacaaaatacaacaaaaataTGTTTACAGCATGGTATCC AATGTCCCAAGATAGATGGTCCTAATTCCATCTATGGAGCATTACCTGATTGCACCAAATTTTGTCAGTGTTCAAACGGAATACCATATCTGCATAGATGTCCAGTTGGATTACATTTTAACCCTACTCTGAGTGTGTGTGACTGGCCTGAAGACGCAGGATGTGTTGGTGAGGTCACAACAGAAAAGACAACTGAAAATATTACCAGTGACGCAACCACTGAAAATATATCAACTGTACCATCAAATACTACCACTTCTGACACAGCTTCATCTGAAGCAAGCACCAATAATTATAATACAAATTCAGCTGATGCTAGTACTCCCTCTGTGTCAACCCCAGCAAGCAGAGATAATACTACTACAGAAAACACAACTCAAGATATAACCAGCGATGTAACCACTGAAAATATATCAACTGTACCATCAAATGCTACCACTTCTGACACAGTTTCTTCTGAAGCAAGTACCAATAATTATAATACAAATTCAACTGATGCAATTACTCCCTCTGTGTCAACCCCACCAAGCAGAGATATTACTACTATAGAAAACACAACTCAAGATATAACCAGCGATGTAACCACTGAAAATATATCAACTGTACAATCAAATGCTACCACTTCTGACACAGCGTCATCTGAAGCAAGTACCAATAATTATAATACAAATTCAACTGATGCAATCGCTCCTTCTGTGTCAACCCCAGCAAGCGGAGATAATACTACTACAGAAAACACAACTCAAAATATAACCAGTGAGGCAACTACTGAAAATATATCAAGTGTACCATCAAATACTACCACTTCTGAACCAACCACTGAAGCAAGTACTAATAATGATAATAATAGTACTGCCATCAGCACTGAAGGTACAACTGCTAACACTCCAACTGAAAGTAATATCACAGAAGAAAATACGTCTGCAAGTAATAGTACTGAAGGTAATACAACAGAGAATAGTAGCACAAAGGATACTACTACAGAAGTAAGTTCAACGAGTGAAGAACACACCTCCGATGGTAGTACGACTGTCGCTCCACGAAATGAAACATCATTATGTCTTCGAAGTAACATTG TTTGCCCTGCAATAGATGGAGCAGAATCAGTTTACGCTTCTCTACCGGACTGTACCAAATTCTGTCAGTGCTCAAACGGAGTACCTTATCTTCAACATTGTCCAGCTGGCCTACACTTTAATCCTACACTAAATGTGTGCGATTGGCCAGAAGATGCAGGCTGCACAAGCGGTAATAATAGTACTTCTATCAGCACTGAAGGTACAACTGCTAGCACTCAAACTGAAAATAATAGCACAGAAAAAAGCACCTCTGCTAGTAATAGTACCGAAGGAAATACAACCGAAAATAATAACGCACAAAATAATACCACCGAAATATCTACTACACAAGCCAGTATTACAAGTGACACTAGCGTAGATGTAACACAAGACAATTCTAACAGTAGTACGACTCCACAAGATGGGTTAGAACTATGTATTAAACACGACGTTG TTTGCCCTGAAGTCGACGGACCAGTTTCAGTTTATGCCCGCTTACCAGACTGTACCAAATTCTGTCAATGTTCTAATGGGGTACCGTATCTGCATCATTGTCCACTAGGTCTACATTTCAATCCTTCACTAAATGTTTGTGATTGGCCAGAAGATGCAGGTTGTAATAATGTAATAGATGTAACTGAAAGTACTTCAAAAGAAGGCAGCACTTCTACTGCCACAACAGAATATAATGAGGTCACTACTAAAAATAATACTACCAACGAAAGTACCGATTCCACAGATGTCCCCAATACTACGGAGAGTCAAACCAAAACTACTACTGGCGAAAATGTAACTGACAATGTTACAACAGAAGATAATATTTCTAGTAGCACAACAGGTGATGTAGATGAAACAAGCGCTGATAATAGAACCACGGACGAAGGTACTACTGAAAACAACACAGATGTCCCCAGTACTATGGAAAGTGAAACCGAGACTGCAACTGGTGACAATGTAACTGATAATGTTACCACAGAAGAGAACATTTCTAGTAGCACAACAGGTGATGTGGAAGAAACAAGCGCTGATAATAAAACCACAGACGAAGGTACTACCGAAAACGACACAGATGTCACCAGTACTACGGACAGTCAAACCGAGACCTCAACTGGTGACAATGTAACTGATAATGTTACCACAGAAGATAATATTTCTAGTAGCACAACAGGTGATGTGGAAGAAACAAGCGCTGATAATAGAACCACGGACGAAGGTACTACTGAAAACAACACAGATGTCTCCAGTACTACGGAGAGTCAAACCGAAACTGCAACTGGTGGAAATGTAACTGATAATGTTACCACAGAAGAGAACATTTCTAGTAGCACAACAGGTGATGTGGAAGAAACAAGCGCTGATAATAGAACCACCGACGAAGGTACTACCGAAAACAACACAGATGTCCCCAGTACTACGGGCAGTCAAACTGAGACTACAACTGGTGAAAATGTAACTGATAATGTTACCACAGAAGAGAATATTTCTAGTAGCACAACAGGTGATGTGGAAGAAACAAGCGCTGATAATAGAACCACGGACGAAGGCACTACAGAAAACTACACAGATGTCCCTAGCACTTCGGACAGTCGAACTGAGACTACCACTGGTGACAATGTGACTGATAATGTTACTACAGAAGAAAATATTTCTAGTAGCACAACAGGTGATATGGAAGAAACAAGCACTGATAATAGAACCACCGACGAAGGTACTACTGAAAACAACACAGATGTCCCCAGTACTACGGACAGTCAAACCGAGACTACAACTGGTGACAACGTAACTGATAATGTTACCAGAGAAGAGAACATTTCTAGTAGCACAACAGGTGATGTGGAAGAAACAAGCACTGATAATAATACCACCGACGAAGGTACTACTGAAAACAAACCAGATGTCTCCAGTACTACGGAGAGTCAAACCGAGACTGCAACTGATGACAATGTAACTAATAATGTTACCACAGAAAAGAACATTTCTAGTAGCACAACAGGTGATGTGGAAGAAACAAGCACTGATAATAGAACCACTGACGAAGGTACTACTGAAAACAACACAGATGTCCCCAGTACTACGGACAGTCAAACCGAGACCTCAACTGGTGACAATGTAACTGATAATGTTACCACAGAAGAGAACATTTCTAGTAACACAACAGGTGATGTGGAAGAAACAAGCACTGATAATAGAGCAACCGACGAAGGTACTACTGCAAACAACACAGATGTCCCCAGTACTTCGGACAGTCAAACTCAGACTACCACTGATGACAATGTAACTGATAATGTTACCACAGAAGAGAATATTTCTAGTAGCACAACAAGTGATATGGAAGAAACAAGCGCTGATAATAGAACCACGGACGAAGGCATAACTGAAAAAAACACAGATGTCCCCAGTACTACGGACAGTCAAACCGAGACCTCAACTGGTAACAATGAAACTGATAATGTTACCACAGAAGAAAATATTTCTAGTAGTACAACAGGTGATGTGGAAGAAACAAGCGCTGATAATAGGACCACGCACGAAGGTACTACTGAAAACAACACAGACGTCCCCAGTACTTCGGACAGTCAAACTCAGACTACCACTGATGACAATGTAACTGATAATGTTACCACAGAAGAGAATATTTCTAGTAGCACAACAAGTGATGTGGAAGAAACAAGCGCTGATAGTAGAACCACGGACGAAGGCACAACTGAAAACAACACAGATGTCCCCAGTACTACGGATAGTCAAACCGAGACCTCAACTGGTGACAATAAAACTGATAATGTTACCACAGAAGAAAATATTTCTAGTAGTACAACAGGTGATGTGGAAGAAACAAGCGCTGATAATAGAACCACGGACGAAGGTACTACTGAAAACAACACAGACGTCCCCAGTACTTCGGACAGTCAAACTCAGACTACCACTGATGACAATGTAACTGATAATGTTACCACAGAAGAGAATATTTCTAGTAGCACAACAAGTGATGTGGAAGAAACAAGCGCTGATAATAGAACCACGGACGAGGACACAACTGAAAACAACACAGATGTCCCCAGTACTACGGACACTCAAACCGAGATCTCAACTGATGACAATGTAACTGATAATGTCACCACAGAAGATAATATTTCTAGTAGCACAACAGGTGATGTGGAAGAAACAAGCGCTGATAATAAAACCACAGACGAAAGTACTACTGAAAACAACACAGATGTCCCCAGTACTACGAACAGTCAAACCGAGATTTCAACTGATGACAATGCAACTGATAATGTTACCACAGAAGATAATATTTCTAGTAGCACAACAGGTGATGTGGAAGAAACAAGCGCTGATAACAGAACCACCGACGAAGGCACAACTGAAAACTACGCAGATGTCCCCAGTACTACGAAGAGTCAAACCGAGACTACAACTGGTGACAATGTAACTGATAATGTTACCACAGAAGAGAATATTTCTAGTAGCACAAGAG TTGATGTGGAAGAAACAAGCGCAGATAACAGAACCACGGACGTAGGCACTACTGAAAACTACACAGATGTCCCCAGTACTACGAACAGTCAAACCGAGACTACAACTGGTGACAATGAAACTGATAGTGTTACCACAGAAGAGAATATTTCTAGTAGCACTACAGCTGATGTGGAAGATACAAGCGCTGATAATAGAACCACGGACGTAGGCACTACTGAAAACTACACAGATGTCCCCAGTACTACGGACAGTCAAACCGAGACTACAACTGGTGACAATGTAACTGGTAATGTTACCACAGAAGAGAATATTTCTAGTAGCACAACAGGTGATGTGGAAGAAACAAGCGCTGATAATAGAACCACGGACGAAGGCACTACTGAAAACTACACAGATGTCCCCAGCACTGCAAAAACTACTACTGAAAATAATATTGATGAAAAGACTACATCTGCAAGCAATAGTACCGAGGAAAGTAGTAACACAGACGTTACTACTACAGAAGCTATCGGTTCAAGCACAGATAACACAAATGATGACGCTAACAATACTACAACTCTTGCTCCAGGAAATGGAACAGCCATATGTCTTCAAAACAATGTTG TTTGCCCTGCAATCGATGGACCAGATTCAGTGTTCGCGTCTGTATCTGATTGTACCAAATTTTGTCTATGTTCAAATGGAGTTCCTTATCTTTACAAGTGTCCAGGAGGTCTACACTTCAATCCTTCACTAAACGTATGTGATTGGCCTGAAAATGCTGCATGCACAAATAATAATAACGATACAACTTCTACAGAAGCAACGGTAACAACGGAGGGTACAAATGCAGATGAAACTACAACTGAAATAAGTACCACTGAAAGTAATGCTGCTGTAAATGGAACTGAAACTTGTCTCAGAAATAATGTTG